A window of the Artemia franciscana chromosome 21, ASM3288406v1, whole genome shotgun sequence genome harbors these coding sequences:
- the LOC136040938 gene encoding uncharacterized protein LOC136040938 yields the protein MTPTKFKELLAIVKSKIEKKHTNWRRPISAATRLALTIRHLATGESKRSLSYQYLIGRSTVTLIVAETTEAIWTSMKSQCLKPPTQSTFQTIADKFLRRWDFPNCIGAIDGKYIRLRCPENSGSTYFCHKRFFSVVLMAVVDADYKFQFVDVGAEGSAGDSSIFARSSFGCAILNGTIETPEPKPIPNGTILPHFFVADEAFPLKMNIMRPFPGGLSVADRQKRVYNYRLSRTHLVVENAFGILAARWRIFYSPINCKLETVDSIVKACCCLHNFVMNENSQYCPINFVDAQSGNREIIPGAWRTMVSDNWLQRQQRQGANNFAVTPMTIRTKFLEYFNSGQGALPWQEEYLFG from the coding sequence ATGACTCCTACAAAATTCAAGGAACTCTTAGCAATTGTTAAAAGTAAGATTGAGAAGAAACATACCAATTGGAGGAGACCTATTTCAGCAGCTACGAGACTTGCACTGACGATCAGGCATCTTGCCACAGGAGAGTCAAAGAGGTCTTTGTCCTACCAGTATTTGATTGGCCGTTCGACAGTCACTCTTATAGTGGCAGAAACGACAGAGGCCATTTGGACTAGCATGAAAAGCCAATGTTTGAAGCCACCAACCCAATCCACGTTCCAGACAATCGCTGACAAGTTTCTGAGGCGGTGGGACTTTCCAAATTGCATAGGAGCAATTGATGGAAAATATATCAGGTTGAGATGCCCAGAAAACAGTGGCTCTACGTATTTCTGCCACAAGAGATTCTTTAGTGTTGTACTGATGGCAGTTGTTGATGCTGACTATAAGTTTCAGTTTGTAGACGTTGGAGCAGAGGGTAGTGCTGGTGACTCAAGTATATTTGCCAGGTCATCGTTTGGGTGTGCCATTCTGAACGGAACAATTGAAACTCCTGAGCCTAAGCCCATCCCTAATGGGACCATCTTACCACATTTTTTCGTAGCTGACGAGGCATTCCCCTTGAAAATGAACATAATGAGACCATTTCCAGGTGGCTTGAGTGTAGCTGACAGGCAGAAAAGGGTCTACAATTACCGTTTGTCTCGAACTCACTTGGTTGTAGAAAACGCATTTGGAATCTTAGCTGCACGCTGGCGTATTTTTTACTCACCTATTAATTGCAAACTTGAAACAGTTGATTCAATAGTCAAAGCTTGCTGTTGCTTGCATAATTTCGTAATGAACGAGAACTCGCAGTATTGTCCAATTAACTTCGTAGATGCCCAGAGTGGAAACAGGGAGATTATCCCTGGAGCCTGGAGAACCATGGTCTCTGATAACTGGCTTCAGCGGCAGCAACGTCAGGGAGCAAACAATTTCGCAGTTACTCCCATGACAATAAGGACGAAATTTCTGGAATACTTCAATTCAGGGCAGGGCGCCCTACCATGGCAGGAAGAGTACCTGTTTGGATAA